The bacterium genome contains a region encoding:
- the infC gene encoding translation initiation factor IF-3, with the protein MRINERVRAPEIRVIDENNEQLGLLSSRQAFMLARERGLDLVEVAPNARPPVCRIVDYGKYKYEQEKRERETKKKHHKMDVKGIQLRPGTDEHDIDVKIKNAIKFLNDGDKVKITLRFRSREITHPEIARRSMQRIMDATTEVAIVERPPTMEGRLMIMIIAPKAQPTPQGGQKDSAKAEDTQDRVEAVQDNG; encoded by the coding sequence GTGCGTATTAACGAACGAGTTCGCGCACCTGAAATTCGAGTAATTGACGAGAACAACGAGCAATTAGGGCTATTGAGTTCTCGACAAGCTTTCATGCTTGCGCGAGAACGTGGTTTAGATTTAGTTGAAGTTGCTCCCAACGCTCGACCGCCTGTCTGCCGTATCGTTGATTACGGCAAGTACAAGTATGAACAGGAAAAACGCGAACGCGAGACAAAGAAAAAACACCATAAGATGGACGTTAAAGGTATTCAATTACGTCCAGGTACTGACGAACACGATATTGATGTTAAGATTAAGAACGCGATAAAGTTTCTAAACGACGGGGATAAAGTTAAGATCACCTTAAGGTTTAGAAGTCGTGAAATCACGCATCCTGAAATTGCGCGAAGGAGCATGCAGCGTATAATGGATGCTACTACCGAAGTGGCAATCGTCGAAAGACCGCCCACAATGGAAGGTAGATTGATGATCATGATTATTGCTCCAAAAGCACAACCGACCCCGCAGGGAGGACAGAAAGACAGTGCCAAAGCTGAAGACACACAAGACCGCGTCGAAGCGGTTCAAGATAACGGGTAA